One part of the Planctomycetaceae bacterium genome encodes these proteins:
- a CDS encoding response regulator, with the protein MLQNRVRISRRRKPKQAPPPTEFDNARKRKAFTVFLVEDDESIRETLKEALEGEGIKVEGYMTAMEFYRDYREPVPGVLVLDIRLPGMTGIELQEKLEAEEFPLPVVMISGHADVPLAVKAMKNGAYDFLAKPVKVDDLISAVSRAYHFYYQLDMDMDDELDETEDSLNRLTSREREVLDHVVDGLSSREIADVLGVSTKTVEAHRSRINDKMRADNVAHLIRMCFNYNAAEAEAE; encoded by the coding sequence ATGTTGCAGAATCGTGTTCGTATCAGCCGGCGGCGAAAGCCAAAGCAGGCACCGCCGCCGACTGAATTCGATAACGCCAGGAAACGGAAGGCGTTCACCGTGTTTCTGGTGGAGGACGATGAGTCAATCCGCGAAACGCTTAAGGAAGCACTTGAAGGAGAAGGGATCAAGGTTGAGGGTTACATGACCGCGATGGAGTTCTATCGCGACTATCGGGAACCGGTGCCAGGTGTTCTGGTTCTGGACATTCGCCTGCCCGGCATGACGGGAATTGAGCTGCAGGAAAAGCTGGAAGCGGAGGAATTTCCGCTGCCGGTCGTGATGATCTCCGGACATGCCGACGTTCCCCTGGCCGTGAAGGCCATGAAGAACGGAGCGTATGATTTCCTTGCGAAGCCGGTGAAAGTCGACGACCTGATTTCCGCCGTTTCGCGAGCGTATCACTTCTACTACCAGCTCGACATGGACATGGACGATGAGCTGGACGAGACAGAAGACAGCCTTAACCGCCTGACGAGTCGTGAACGGGAAGTTCTGGACCACGTCGTGGACGGACTTTCCAGCCGCGAAATTGCGGATGTTCTGGGAGTCAGCACCAAGACGGTGGAAGCTCATCGTTCGCGCATCAACGACAAGATGCGAGCCGACAACGTGGCGCATCTGATCCGGATGTGCTTCAATTACAATGCTGCCGAAGCAGAGGCTGAATAG
- the rfbF gene encoding glucose-1-phosphate cytidylyltransferase, producing the protein MKVVILAGGLGTRLQEETVTRPKPMVEIGGRPILWHIMKHFAHFGRNEFFVACGYMGDFIKRYFLDQYNLAGDLQIDFGRGNIQRADAEFEAWSVNLVDTGLHTMTGGRLLRLRKSLDRGTFMLTYGDGVSDVNIDELLAFHRSHGRVATVTAVRPPARFGGLVMDGDTVCHFTEKPVSGEGWINGGFLVFEPGIFDYLKSDSCSLEANAMEQVAKDGQLAAYRHHGFWQCMDTLRDKNYLERLWESGEAPWCTWHGDAAGQRLRLLPAQRAA; encoded by the coding sequence ATGAAGGTTGTCATTCTTGCCGGTGGACTGGGCACCAGACTGCAGGAGGAAACCGTCACCCGGCCCAAGCCTATGGTGGAGATCGGCGGACGTCCCATCCTGTGGCATATCATGAAGCATTTCGCCCACTTCGGACGAAATGAGTTCTTCGTCGCCTGTGGGTACATGGGCGACTTCATCAAGCGATATTTCCTCGATCAGTACAATCTCGCCGGCGACCTGCAGATTGATTTCGGCCGCGGAAACATTCAGCGCGCCGACGCGGAATTCGAAGCCTGGTCCGTCAATCTGGTCGACACCGGGCTGCACACCATGACCGGCGGCAGACTGCTGCGGCTTCGCAAATCGCTCGATCGCGGCACCTTCATGCTGACCTACGGCGACGGCGTCAGCGATGTGAATATCGACGAGCTGCTGGCGTTCCACCGCTCTCACGGCCGCGTGGCCACGGTCACCGCCGTTCGGCCGCCGGCAAGGTTTGGCGGGCTTGTGATGGACGGCGACACGGTCTGCCATTTCACGGAAAAACCTGTGTCCGGCGAAGGCTGGATCAACGGCGGGTTTTTGGTGTTTGAACCGGGAATATTCGACTATCTGAAATCCGATTCCTGCAGTCTGGAAGCCAATGCGATGGAGCAGGTGGCCAAAGACGGCCAGCTTGCCGCGTATCGGCATCACGGATTCTGGCAGTGCATGGACACGCTGCGAGACAAGAACTACCTGGAACGACTGTGGGAATCCGGCGAAGCACCCTGGTGTACCTGGCACGGCGATGCCGCCGGACAGCGGCTGAGGCTGCTGCCGGCTCAGCGAGCGGCCTGA
- a CDS encoding GDP-mannose 4,6-dehydratase: protein MATDCRTTQQFWTDRRVLVTGATGLVGGWLVRRLLNAGADVVCLVRDWTPHAMLFREELQNHVTIVRGDICDQECLERTLGEFEIETVIHLAAQTIVGIANRNPVSTFEANIGGTWKLLEACRRSPMVRQIVMASSDKAYGDAEQLPYTEKTPLAGMHPYDVSKSCGDLIAQTYANTYGLPVCVTRCGNFYGGGDLNWNRIIPGTIRSVLRGNAPVIRSDGSLIRDYFYVEDGAAAYMHLAQQMQAHPELAGEAFNLSTGIQVSVLDVVRRILDELQSPLQPVVMNEAVHEIRHQYLDATKAREVLGWQPLFTFEQGLSRTIQWYSHFLHSSSQTPAAAGRAGIAA from the coding sequence GTGGCAACAGACTGCAGGACAACTCAGCAATTCTGGACGGACCGCCGGGTTCTGGTCACCGGTGCGACGGGGCTTGTCGGCGGCTGGCTGGTCCGGAGACTGCTGAACGCCGGTGCCGACGTCGTGTGCCTGGTCCGCGACTGGACGCCGCACGCGATGCTGTTTCGGGAAGAACTGCAGAACCACGTCACCATCGTTCGCGGTGATATCTGCGATCAGGAATGCCTGGAACGTACGCTTGGCGAGTTTGAAATCGAGACAGTGATTCATCTTGCGGCGCAGACCATCGTCGGAATCGCAAACCGTAATCCGGTCTCGACGTTCGAAGCCAATATCGGCGGAACCTGGAAGCTTCTGGAAGCCTGTCGTCGCAGTCCGATGGTCAGGCAAATTGTGATGGCTTCGTCGGACAAGGCCTATGGTGACGCGGAACAGTTGCCCTATACCGAAAAAACGCCGCTGGCGGGAATGCACCCGTACGACGTCAGCAAGTCGTGCGGCGACCTCATCGCACAAACCTACGCCAACACTTATGGGCTGCCCGTCTGCGTCACTCGCTGCGGAAACTTCTACGGCGGCGGAGACCTGAACTGGAATCGCATCATTCCCGGCACGATTCGAAGTGTCCTGCGCGGCAATGCGCCGGTGATCCGGTCCGACGGATCGCTGATCCGGGACTACTTCTACGTCGAAGACGGTGCCGCCGCCTACATGCACCTCGCTCAGCAGATGCAAGCACACCCGGAACTGGCCGGAGAAGCCTTCAACCTGTCCACCGGCATTCAGGTTTCGGTGCTGGATGTTGTACGCCGGATACTTGACGAGCTGCAGAGTCCACTGCAGCCGGTCGTCATGAACGAGGCCGTTCACGAGATCAGGCATCAATACCTGGATGCAACCAAAGCGCGGGAAGTGCTGGGCTGGCAGCCGCTATTTACTTTTGAACAGGGACTCAGCAGGACAATTCAATGGTACTCACACTTTCTGCACAGCAGCAGTCAGACGCCTGCCGCTGCCGGTCGTGCGGGCATCGCGGCCTGA
- a CDS encoding class I SAM-dependent methyltransferase: MVLTLSAQQQSDACRCRSCGHRGLIPVLSLGTTPLANALIAEDQLDDPEACWPLDLVRCGHCSLVQITATVPPEQLFSQYSYFSSFSDTMVSHAQHLVGRLIDERQLSADSLAVEIASNDGYLLQWYQRHGVPVLGIEPAANIADVAVRDRGVRTIAEFFGPQLATTLAADGGKADVIHANNVLAHVADLNGVVAGIATLLKPEGCAVIEVPYLGSLICHTEFDTIYHEHLCYFSLTALCRLFARHELQISDVERLDIHGGSLRIFATHFGDREPSAEVTSLLREESFWIFSDMHYARFGDRVAALRRSLTHELATLKQNGHRIAAYGASAKGSTLLNFFGIGAETIEFVVDRSPYKQGRYTPGTRLKIYAPEHLTENHPDYCLLLTWNFAEEIMRQQKAYSDHGGRFIIPIPDVRVA, encoded by the coding sequence ATGGTACTCACACTTTCTGCACAGCAGCAGTCAGACGCCTGCCGCTGCCGGTCGTGCGGGCATCGCGGCCTGATCCCCGTTCTGTCGCTGGGCACCACGCCGCTTGCCAATGCGCTGATTGCCGAAGATCAGCTAGATGACCCCGAAGCGTGCTGGCCGCTGGACCTGGTGCGCTGCGGCCATTGCTCCCTGGTACAAATCACCGCCACTGTGCCGCCGGAACAGCTCTTTTCGCAGTACTCCTATTTTTCATCCTTCTCCGACACCATGGTGTCACACGCACAACACCTTGTCGGCCGGCTGATCGACGAACGGCAACTGTCCGCCGACAGCCTGGCTGTTGAAATCGCAAGCAACGACGGATACTTGCTGCAGTGGTATCAGCGTCACGGAGTTCCGGTCCTGGGCATCGAACCGGCCGCAAATATCGCCGACGTCGCGGTTCGCGATCGAGGCGTCAGGACCATCGCGGAATTCTTTGGCCCGCAACTCGCCACAACGCTGGCCGCTGACGGCGGCAAAGCCGACGTGATTCACGCCAACAACGTCCTGGCACACGTTGCCGACCTGAATGGAGTCGTCGCAGGTATTGCCACACTGCTGAAACCGGAAGGATGCGCTGTTATTGAAGTACCTTATCTGGGGTCACTGATCTGCCATACAGAATTTGACACGATCTATCATGAGCACCTGTGCTATTTCTCGCTGACCGCGCTGTGTCGGCTGTTTGCACGTCACGAACTGCAGATTTCGGACGTCGAACGCCTGGACATCCACGGCGGTTCACTGCGGATCTTTGCAACGCATTTCGGAGACCGCGAACCGTCCGCCGAGGTCACATCGCTGCTGCGTGAAGAATCGTTCTGGATCTTCAGTGACATGCACTACGCGCGCTTCGGCGACCGGGTTGCGGCCCTCCGGCGCTCGCTGACTCATGAACTTGCCACGCTGAAACAAAACGGACATCGAATCGCTGCCTACGGAGCTTCCGCGAAGGGAAGCACCCTGCTGAACTTCTTCGGAATCGGAGCCGAGACCATTGAATTTGTTGTCGATCGCAGTCCCTATAAGCAGGGACGCTACACGCCAGGTACCCGACTGAAGATCTATGCTCCGGAGCATTTGACAGAAAATCATCCCGACTACTGCCTGCTGCTGACCTGGAATTTCGCCGAGGAAATCATGCGCCAGCAGAAAGCCTACAGCGATCACGGCGGAAGGTTTATTATTCCGATCCCGGATGTCCGTGTTGCCTGA
- the rfbC gene encoding dTDP-4-dehydrorhamnose 3,5-epimerase translates to MRFVPTRFEGAWLLEPVRHADNRGWFARTWCHNEFQDHGLPTSFVQCSVSFNVLRGTLRGMHFQSAPHEEAKLVRCTRGVIFDVIVDIRPQSPVYGQWQAFELTADNGHAVYIPGGFAHGFQTLTDNSEVSYQMTEFYHPQSAAGFHHADSSVQIHWPCEVTRISEADQSLPLLNSRRVAA, encoded by the coding sequence ATGAGATTTGTTCCCACCAGATTTGAAGGAGCATGGCTGCTGGAACCGGTGCGGCATGCGGACAATCGCGGCTGGTTCGCCAGGACGTGGTGCCACAACGAATTTCAGGACCACGGACTGCCGACGTCGTTCGTCCAGTGCAGCGTCTCGTTCAATGTTCTGCGGGGAACGCTTCGGGGAATGCACTTTCAGTCGGCTCCGCATGAAGAAGCCAAACTGGTGCGATGTACCAGGGGAGTCATCTTTGACGTGATCGTCGATATTCGGCCACAGTCACCGGTGTATGGTCAGTGGCAGGCTTTTGAACTGACCGCCGATAACGGCCATGCCGTCTATATTCCCGGAGGATTTGCTCACGGCTTTCAGACACTTACCGACAACAGCGAAGTCAGCTACCAGATGACGGAATTCTACCATCCGCAGTCAGCAGCGGGCTTCCACCATGCCGATTCGTCAGTGCAGATTCACTGGCCGTGTGAGGTGACCCGGATTTCTGAGGCCGATCAGTCACTTCCTCTGTTGAACTCGCGGCGGGTGGCAGCATGA
- a CDS encoding acetyltransferase codes for MNQKETQGRFSTQLRTALIWGGRGHAKVLHEFLDAVGFAVKAVYDNDDQVDSPLPGIPVYHGTSRLETWAQSFGNTERPAGFIAIGGSAGKARLEILALLAASGIDAPTVFHPASFVARDAKFGSACQVLASAAVCADTSFGNACIVNTAASVDHECRVGDGVHIAPNATVAGCVEIDDRAFIGAGAVVLPRISIGHDAIVGAGAVVTRNIPAGAVAYGNPARVMRSNNDIPDISRACHAA; via the coding sequence ATGAATCAAAAAGAAACGCAGGGCAGGTTTTCCACCCAACTACGTACGGCCCTGATCTGGGGAGGTCGAGGTCACGCGAAAGTCCTGCACGAATTCCTGGATGCTGTCGGATTCGCCGTCAAAGCAGTTTATGACAATGACGATCAGGTGGATTCTCCTCTTCCCGGAATTCCCGTCTACCACGGAACCAGCAGACTGGAAACCTGGGCGCAATCTTTCGGAAACACGGAAAGGCCGGCCGGATTCATTGCGATCGGCGGCTCCGCCGGGAAGGCGCGCCTGGAGATTCTGGCGCTGCTGGCGGCCAGCGGCATCGATGCTCCGACGGTGTTTCATCCCGCATCGTTCGTAGCCCGCGACGCGAAGTTCGGAAGCGCGTGCCAGGTTCTGGCAAGTGCCGCGGTGTGCGCTGACACCTCATTCGGAAACGCCTGCATCGTCAATACCGCGGCCAGCGTCGACCACGAATGCCGAGTAGGTGACGGAGTCCACATTGCTCCCAATGCAACCGTGGCGGGCTGTGTCGAAATCGATGACCGAGCATTCATCGGTGCCGGTGCCGTAGTGCTGCCTCGCATCTCCATCGGACACGATGCGATCGTCGGCGCAGGAGCCGTTGTGACCCGAAACATCCCGGCCGGGGCCGTCGCATATGGCAATCCCGCCAGAGTCATGCGATCCAACAATGACATTCCTGACATTAGCCGTGCGTGTCATGCCGCATAG
- a CDS encoding cephalosporin hydroxylase family protein, producing the protein MDKHDPKDKARIEAMGGDAELRNLTRQVFNRACDHRYSYNFKWLGRPIIQFPEDIVAMQEVIWDVRPELIIETGIAHGGSLILSASLLHLLGGNGRVLGIDIDIRPHNRDAIEAHPLADRIDMIQGSSVDESVAARVRSAAEGKSPVMVILDSNHTHDHVQRELQLYSPLVTKGSWLLVFDTVVEYMDPQAFPDRPWGIGNNPLTAVREFLKTTDRFVPETEIDNKLLLSVAPGGWLRCIAD; encoded by the coding sequence ATGGATAAACACGACCCCAAAGACAAGGCCCGCATTGAGGCGATGGGAGGTGATGCAGAGCTGCGGAACCTGACGCGTCAGGTCTTCAACCGGGCTTGTGACCATCGCTACTCCTACAACTTCAAATGGCTGGGTCGTCCGATTATCCAGTTCCCGGAAGACATCGTGGCGATGCAGGAAGTCATCTGGGATGTTCGGCCGGAACTGATTATTGAAACCGGCATCGCGCATGGAGGATCGCTGATCCTGTCAGCTTCTCTGCTGCACCTGCTGGGAGGAAACGGGCGGGTCCTGGGCATCGACATCGATATCCGACCGCACAACCGTGACGCCATTGAAGCACATCCCCTGGCCGACCGGATCGATATGATCCAGGGTTCGTCAGTCGATGAGTCCGTCGCCGCACGGGTTCGTTCTGCCGCAGAGGGAAAGTCGCCGGTGATGGTGATACTGGATTCCAATCACACTCATGATCATGTCCAGCGCGAACTTCAGCTTTACTCGCCGCTGGTAACGAAGGGCAGCTGGCTGCTGGTATTTGACACGGTGGTTGAATATATGGATCCGCAGGCATTTCCCGACCGGCCGTGGGGAATCGGAAACAACCCGCTGACGGCCGTGCGCGAGTTTCTGAAGACGACCGACCGGTTCGTGCCGGAAACCGAGATTGATAACAAACTACTGCTCAGCGTCGCCCCCGGCGGCTGGCTGAGATGTATCGCGGACTGA
- a CDS encoding DegT/DnrJ/EryC1/StrS family aminotransferase, translating to MERIPVAGPSISSLEIEYVTRAVSECWYGNANACNERFETAFAHYIGRRFAVSLPSCTSAIHLSLAALGIGPGDEVIVPDVTWIASAAPISYVGATTVFADIDPATWCLSAESLEACITERTRAVIVVELYGNMPRMSEIVEVARRHGIAVIEDAAEAFGSSFQTQKAGSFGDTGVFSFHGSKTMTTGEGGMFVTDRQDLFDRVCVLRDHGRRPGDVTFFNSEVAYKYKMSSLQAALGLAQLERADELVAKKKQIYQWYSEALADNPMVALNPVRPDVDACFWMTTAVFDPPCGLTTATVQSELAAVGIDSRPFFHPLSSLPAFADAHDMARARFTNHVAYDISSRGVNLPSHLNLTRDDVVRVAREVEEITRRQRPVRLRTSA from the coding sequence ATGGAACGGATTCCTGTGGCAGGGCCATCAATTTCCAGTCTGGAAATTGAATATGTGACTCGAGCGGTGAGTGAATGCTGGTACGGCAATGCCAACGCCTGCAACGAACGCTTCGAGACGGCCTTCGCGCACTACATCGGCCGTCGTTTTGCAGTGTCGCTGCCGTCCTGCACGTCTGCGATACATCTTTCACTGGCCGCTCTGGGAATCGGCCCGGGCGACGAAGTGATCGTCCCTGACGTCACGTGGATCGCTTCGGCGGCTCCCATTTCCTATGTGGGGGCAACCACTGTGTTCGCCGACATTGACCCGGCGACCTGGTGTCTTTCGGCTGAATCGCTGGAAGCCTGCATCACCGAACGAACCAGGGCTGTTATTGTCGTGGAACTCTACGGCAATATGCCACGGATGTCGGAGATCGTGGAAGTGGCTCGCCGACACGGGATCGCAGTGATCGAAGACGCTGCCGAGGCATTCGGCTCCAGCTTTCAGACTCAGAAGGCCGGTAGCTTCGGTGATACCGGAGTTTTCAGCTTTCATGGATCCAAAACCATGACAACCGGTGAAGGCGGTATGTTTGTCACTGATCGACAGGATCTTTTCGACCGAGTCTGTGTCCTGCGTGACCATGGCCGCCGACCGGGAGACGTGACGTTCTTCAATTCCGAAGTCGCCTATAAATACAAGATGAGCAGCCTGCAGGCAGCGCTGGGATTGGCGCAGCTTGAGCGCGCGGATGAACTGGTGGCGAAGAAGAAGCAAATCTATCAGTGGTACTCGGAAGCTCTGGCGGACAATCCGATGGTCGCACTGAATCCGGTGCGGCCCGACGTCGACGCGTGCTTCTGGATGACAACCGCTGTGTTTGATCCGCCCTGCGGTCTGACGACGGCAACAGTACAGTCAGAACTCGCCGCTGTCGGCATCGACAGCCGCCCCTTCTTCCACCCGCTCAGTTCCCTGCCGGCGTTTGCGGACGCTCACGACATGGCACGGGCCCGCTTCACAAATCATGTTGCCTATGACATCTCCAGCCGCGGCGTGAATCTGCCTTCGCATTTGAACCTGACGCGCGACGACGTTGTTCGCGTTGCGCGGGAAGTCGAAGAAATCACCCGACGACAGCGTCCCGTCCGGCTTCGGACATCAGCCTGA
- a CDS encoding TIGR00180 family glycosyltransferase: MSQYTILTPTHNRPAFLSRMLHFFSRIHVDAEVLIVDSSRTAEALANQDLVAEYGDVLRLQYVHHDLGLMEKCCAGLAAVRTPFVTFCADDDFLFPAVINDCVQFLKTHADYTTAQGRVIHVTNSQRHKKTVYDCHLLNARDIADGDPRQRFSELATRPYSTFYAVYHTSVVKRSFDVTRQYTDYQAARVFTEAMLIGLSAIAGKIRVLPGIHYIQETHGENESRVLPRIADRNRRQELYLSYKDGLVREFVAAGVSEIEAAQLVDDHVNVTPGMPGARRLGALKWQQKCLRELRRIGNKTARLAEPFLRRNERFAVDERPVEIRHTEIFPDRTEYQIARDLLVQYPLGMSLPGISNQTRKSA, translated from the coding sequence ATGAGCCAGTACACCATCCTGACGCCGACTCACAACCGACCCGCTTTTCTGAGCCGGATGCTGCATTTTTTCAGCCGCATTCACGTGGATGCCGAAGTTCTGATCGTTGATTCCAGCCGCACAGCCGAGGCGCTGGCGAATCAGGATCTCGTGGCGGAATACGGCGATGTTCTGCGTCTGCAATATGTTCACCATGACCTGGGCCTGATGGAAAAATGCTGCGCAGGACTTGCCGCGGTCCGCACGCCGTTCGTGACATTCTGCGCTGATGACGACTTTCTGTTTCCCGCCGTCATCAACGACTGCGTACAGTTTTTGAAAACACACGCCGATTATACGACCGCGCAGGGGCGTGTGATTCACGTGACGAACTCACAGCGACACAAAAAGACCGTGTACGACTGCCATCTGCTGAACGCGCGCGATATCGCCGACGGTGACCCCCGACAAAGATTCTCCGAACTGGCAACGCGGCCCTATTCGACATTCTATGCCGTCTATCACACATCTGTGGTGAAACGGAGCTTTGACGTCACGCGGCAGTATACCGACTATCAGGCGGCCCGCGTCTTCACAGAAGCTATGCTGATCGGCCTGAGTGCCATCGCTGGGAAGATCCGGGTTCTGCCAGGCATCCATTACATCCAGGAAACGCACGGCGAAAATGAAAGCCGCGTGCTTCCCAGAATTGCGGATCGGAATAGAAGGCAGGAGTTATATCTGAGTTACAAAGACGGACTCGTCCGGGAGTTCGTCGCTGCGGGTGTCAGCGAAATCGAGGCGGCACAGCTTGTGGACGACCACGTCAATGTGACTCCCGGAATGCCCGGTGCCAGGCGACTGGGAGCACTGAAATGGCAGCAAAAGTGTCTGCGCGAACTGCGGAGAATCGGAAACAAGACAGCCCGGCTCGCGGAACCCTTCCTGCGCCGCAATGAACGATTTGCGGTCGATGAACGACCCGTGGAAATTCGTCATACTGAGATCTTTCCGGACCGGACGGAATACCAGATCGCGCGCGATCTTCTGGTGCAATATCCTTTGGGAATGAGCCTGCCCGGAATCTCGAATCAAACACGAAAGTCCGCCTGA
- a CDS encoding DUF4254 domain-containing protein yields the protein MHSLSASEITILQEERTSLWHDIEPQVSLNGFSALVEENHLQNFCLWHEEDIARRDDLGAERVRQAKRAIDRYNQRRNDLIEAIDAYLVKELQPPTHNCPFNSETPGMMIDRLSILALKAFHMSEETQRQDASDEHRRRCDTKLQVIRRQIQDLSLALTELCQQVRDKSRSFRVYYQFKMYNDADLNPELRKAS from the coding sequence ATGCATTCTCTGAGCGCTTCGGAAATCACCATACTGCAGGAAGAACGAACGTCACTGTGGCACGATATTGAACCACAGGTTTCTCTGAATGGGTTCTCCGCGCTTGTGGAAGAAAACCACCTTCAGAATTTCTGTCTCTGGCACGAAGAAGACATCGCTCGCCGGGACGACCTGGGGGCGGAACGGGTGCGGCAGGCCAAACGCGCGATTGACCGTTACAACCAGCGGCGGAACGACCTGATTGAAGCTATAGATGCGTACCTGGTGAAGGAGCTGCAGCCGCCGACGCACAACTGCCCGTTCAATTCGGAAACTCCCGGGATGATGATTGATCGACTTTCGATTCTGGCGCTGAAGGCATTTCATATGTCCGAAGAAACACAGCGGCAGGATGCATCGGACGAGCATCGCCGCCGCTGCGACACAAAGCTTCAGGTGATTCGGCGGCAAATTCAGGATCTGTCGCTGGCGCTGACGGAACTCTGTCAGCAGGTGCGAGACAAATCGCGGAGCTTCCGCGTCTATTATCAATTCAAGATGTACAACGATGCTGACCTGAATCCCGAACTGCGCAAGGCATCGTAG
- a CDS encoding glycosyltransferase family 9 protein, whose protein sequence is MRILIIKPSSLGDIIYSLPVAQSIREQIPDARISWVVKKRFEDIVRRCPTVNGDVIVFDHAPGVRGAAGMLRTVRELHRHSYDAVLDFQGLLRSGLMTLAARAPLKVGHEFGREGSRWFCDRVVPYPPRGVNSHVVEKLLQFLPAIGLAPELRSPIRIEGDSPDTVDSRLRNAAPVVLFPNSRCRDREWQGFDELTKQLIAADSSLLVAWDSHIRREETAVRDPGRLVNLTSRTSLMQLVELIRRARLVIANDSGPLHMAAAFGVPTLGLYGPTSPEHTGPYPLTARRTMSCEPPKETCRCCHRQSLRNARWRS, encoded by the coding sequence ATGAGAATTCTGATCATCAAGCCAAGTTCTCTGGGCGACATCATCTACTCGCTGCCTGTCGCGCAGTCTATTCGCGAACAGATTCCTGACGCTCGGATTTCGTGGGTCGTCAAGAAACGCTTCGAGGATATCGTGCGGCGCTGCCCGACGGTAAACGGTGATGTGATCGTCTTCGATCATGCTCCGGGAGTTCGTGGGGCCGCCGGAATGCTGCGAACCGTTCGTGAGCTTCACCGGCATTCCTATGATGCCGTCCTGGACTTTCAGGGACTGCTGCGTTCCGGTTTGATGACTTTGGCCGCCAGGGCGCCGCTGAAGGTGGGGCACGAGTTTGGTCGCGAAGGCAGCCGCTGGTTCTGCGACAGGGTTGTTCCCTATCCGCCGCGCGGAGTGAACTCGCACGTTGTCGAGAAGCTGTTGCAGTTCCTGCCAGCCATCGGTTTGGCGCCGGAACTCCGGTCACCGATCCGCATTGAAGGCGACTCACCGGATACGGTCGACAGCCGTCTGCGAAACGCAGCGCCGGTAGTACTGTTCCCGAACAGCCGCTGCCGGGATCGTGAATGGCAGGGGTTTGACGAATTAACAAAGCAACTGATCGCCGCGGACAGCAGCCTGCTGGTTGCCTGGGACAGCCACATTCGGCGGGAAGAAACGGCGGTCCGTGATCCGGGACGACTGGTCAATCTCACGTCGCGGACGTCGCTGATGCAACTTGTTGAGTTGATTCGCCGTGCCCGACTGGTCATTGCCAATGACAGCGGCCCGCTGCACATGGCGGCGGCATTCGGCGTACCGACACTCGGACTGTACGGACCGACGTCACCGGAACACACCGGGCCATATCCGCTGACCGCGCGACGAACAATGTCCTGCGAGCCCCCGAAGGAAACCTGTCGCTGCTGTCACCGACAGTCGTTGCGGAACGCGCGTTGGCGATCCTGA